The Virgibacillus phasianinus genome includes a window with the following:
- the pdxT gene encoding pyridoxal 5'-phosphate synthase glutaminase subunit PdxT translates to MTTIGVLALQGAVREHIRSVEASGAKAIEIKRTEQLDEIDGLIFPGGESTTMRRLIDSYGFFTALKEFGAQGKPIFGTCAGLILMATEIEGQENGHLGLMNMKVARNAFGRQVASFEQSLEVKQVAEDFNAVFIRAPYVEEAGPEVEVLATYQDRIVAAKQGQYLCTAFHPELTDDNRFVEYFVKMVEESKKALAS, encoded by the coding sequence ATGACAACAATTGGTGTTCTTGCACTTCAAGGTGCTGTCCGTGAACATATTCGTTCCGTTGAGGCATCTGGTGCAAAAGCAATTGAGATAAAGCGTACGGAACAACTGGATGAAATTGATGGCTTGATTTTTCCAGGTGGAGAAAGTACAACAATGCGTCGTTTGATTGATAGCTATGGTTTCTTTACAGCCTTAAAGGAATTTGGAGCACAGGGTAAACCTATTTTCGGTACATGTGCCGGCTTGATTCTGATGGCCACTGAAATTGAAGGCCAGGAGAATGGTCATTTGGGCTTGATGAACATGAAGGTTGCTCGCAACGCTTTTGGCCGTCAGGTGGCAAGCTTTGAACAGTCGCTAGAGGTTAAGCAAGTTGCTGAAGATTTTAATGCTGTATTTATCAGGGCACCATATGTAGAAGAAGCGGGACCAGAAGTCGAAGTATTAGCAACGTACCAGGACCGGATTGTTGCCGCGAAACAAGGCCAGTATCTTTGTACTGCCTTCCATCCAGAACTAACCGATGATAACCGTTTTGTTGAATACTTTGTCAAAATGGTGGAAGAATCTAAAAAGGCACTTGCATCTTAA
- the serS gene encoding serine--tRNA ligase, whose translation MLDMKYLRNNFQEVKAKLAHRGEDLSELDKFEELDTRRRELIAETETLKAKRNAASKQISVLKKEKKDAEPAIKEMREVGDQIKSLDTELKEIEEKLEVMLLSIPNLPHESVPIGEDEDDNVLARTWGDVPSFTYEAQPHWDIATNLDILDFERAAKVTGSRFVFYKGLGARLERALLNFMMDLHADDHGYEEMLPPYMVNRTSMTGTGQLPKFEEDAFKIADWDYFLVPTAEVPVTNYHRDDILRNDDLPKKYVAFSASFRSEAGSAGRDTRGLIRQHQFNKVELVHFVKPENSYEVLEELTGNAEKVLQLLKLPYRVMSMCTGDLGFTAAKKYDIEVWIPSQDTYREISSCSNFEDFQARRAGIRFRREEKGKPEFVHTLNGSGLAIGRTVAAILENYQQEDGSVVVPEVLRPYMGGKKEIN comes from the coding sequence ATGTTAGACATGAAGTATTTACGCAACAACTTTCAGGAAGTAAAAGCAAAACTTGCACATCGCGGTGAAGACCTATCAGAATTAGATAAGTTCGAGGAGCTTGATACTCGCCGCCGCGAGTTAATCGCTGAAACAGAAACATTAAAGGCAAAACGAAACGCGGCATCTAAACAAATCTCTGTTTTGAAAAAAGAGAAAAAAGATGCTGAACCTGCGATAAAAGAAATGCGTGAGGTTGGCGATCAAATTAAAAGTCTCGATACAGAGCTGAAGGAAATTGAAGAAAAGCTGGAAGTAATGCTGTTGTCTATTCCAAATCTTCCACACGAGAGTGTACCAATCGGCGAGGATGAGGATGATAATGTGCTGGCACGTACATGGGGTGATGTTCCAAGCTTTACGTACGAAGCACAACCGCACTGGGATATCGCGACCAACTTGGATATTTTAGATTTTGAACGTGCCGCAAAAGTTACTGGCAGCAGATTTGTCTTTTATAAAGGTCTTGGGGCACGGTTAGAACGCGCGCTATTGAACTTTATGATGGATTTGCACGCGGATGATCATGGCTATGAGGAAATGCTTCCGCCGTATATGGTTAACCGCACAAGCATGACAGGAACAGGTCAACTTCCAAAGTTTGAAGAGGATGCATTTAAAATTGCCGATTGGGATTACTTCCTTGTTCCGACCGCAGAGGTACCGGTTACAAATTATCATCGTGATGACATTTTACGAAATGACGATTTACCAAAGAAATATGTAGCATTCAGTGCATCTTTCCGTTCTGAAGCAGGTTCTGCTGGCCGTGATACTCGTGGATTAATCCGGCAGCATCAATTTAATAAAGTAGAGCTTGTGCATTTTGTTAAGCCGGAAAATTCTTATGAGGTATTAGAAGAATTAACAGGAAATGCTGAAAAAGTTCTGCAATTATTGAAATTGCCATATCGTGTCATGAGCATGTGTACTGGTGACTTAGGCTTTACCGCTGCTAAGAAATACGATATTGAAGTATGGATTCCAAGCCAGGATACCTACCGGGAGATCTCTTCATGCTCCAACTTTGAAGACTTCCAAGCAAGGCGTGCCGGTATCCGCTTCAGACGTGAGGAAAAAGGAAAGCCTGAATTTGTTCATACATTAAATGGTTCTGGGCTGGCCATTGGCCGAACAGTAGCGGCTATATTGGAAAATTATCAGCAGGAAGATGGCTCCGTCGTCGTACCGGAAGTGTTACGCCCATATATGGGTGGTAAAAAGGAAATAAATTAA